One genomic window of Leptospira perdikensis includes the following:
- the kdsA gene encoding 3-deoxy-8-phosphooctulonate synthase, with product MYDLIEEREFFGKKIGGRNPFFLISGPCVMENKDLLDRVCGEMKAICDDLGIVYIFKSSFDKANRSSINSYRGPGLEEGRKLLDFIKNKYNVPVLTDIHETIQVDPLKDTVDIFQIPAFLSRQTDLIAKAAETGKWVNVKKGQFMAPDDTRHIKTKIQESGSEKYMVTERGASFGYGNLVFDLRGIPMMHKHGIPIVFDATHSAQLPGAAGNITGGVREFIPHMVRGAVSVGVEGLFMEVHPDPEKALSDATTQFPLAKARGLLTQLLELDRLVKTKFLED from the coding sequence ATGTACGATTTAATTGAAGAAAGAGAATTTTTCGGTAAAAAAATCGGGGGTCGTAATCCCTTCTTTTTAATTTCCGGACCTTGTGTGATGGAAAACAAAGATTTACTCGATCGGGTCTGTGGAGAGATGAAAGCCATTTGTGATGACTTAGGGATTGTTTATATTTTTAAGTCTTCCTTTGATAAAGCAAATCGTTCTTCCATCAATTCTTATCGTGGACCAGGTCTAGAGGAAGGAAGGAAACTACTCGATTTTATTAAAAATAAATACAATGTTCCTGTACTCACAGACATTCATGAAACCATTCAAGTAGATCCTTTAAAAGACACTGTCGACATATTTCAAATTCCTGCCTTCCTTAGCCGCCAAACAGACCTTATTGCGAAGGCAGCAGAAACAGGTAAATGGGTGAATGTAAAAAAGGGTCAGTTTATGGCACCGGATGACACTCGTCATATCAAAACAAAAATCCAAGAATCGGGATCAGAAAAATACATGGTAACGGAACGCGGAGCTAGTTTTGGTTATGGAAATTTAGTTTTTGATCTTCGTGGCATTCCTATGATGCACAAACATGGAATTCCAATTGTGTTTGACGCAACTCATTCTGCACAACTTCCAGGAGCTGCCGGAAATATTACTGGTGGAGTTCGTGAATTCATTCCTCATATGGTGCGTGGCGCAGTATCCGTAGGTGTAGAGGGACTTTTTATGGAAGTTCATCCTGATCCTGAAAAGGCACTTTCGGATGCGACAACTCAATTTCCTTTAGCAAAAGCAAGGGGTTTGTTAACTCAACTTTTGGAATTAGATCGTTTGGTAAAAACCAAATTTTTAGAGGATTAA
- a CDS encoding CTP synthase: MSKTRYIFITGGVSSSLGKGVTVAALGCLLEARGYTVSLQKMDPYINIDPGTMSPYQHGEVYVTEDGAETDLDLGYYERFTKSKFSRKNSVSTGQIYHAVIERERKGDYLGRTVQVVPHITNEIRNRIYNLTRDQETDFVIVEIGGTVGDIESVPFLEAIRQMRYEHGGNQVLFLHLTLVPTITAAGEAKTKPTQHSVKELLALGIQPDILICRINKPMSKEMKNKISLFCNVKEQNVISAVDIDTSIYEIPLMYREDKLDEVVLNALGMDLRKLNFSQWENMVKKIRNTKKTVKVALIGKYISLQDAYRSVYESLAHGGIANDVEVNVIKINPEDIDAKNVKEHLKGVHGVLVPGGFGERGIEGKIAAIQYARTKQIPFFGICLGMQCAVIEFARNVLGFKDANSTEFKPNVNYPVISMIEEQKEIERMGGTMRLGAYPCVVKKGSLAYSEYKSERISERHRHRFEFTLRYKDDFEKKGMNLSGFSPDGSLAEIVEVPNHPWFVGVQFHPEFQSKPTDPHPLFAGFIKAASKLAKKTED, from the coding sequence TTGTCCAAGACTAGATATATTTTCATTACCGGTGGAGTTTCCTCTTCTTTAGGAAAAGGGGTCACCGTTGCGGCTCTAGGTTGTTTGTTAGAAGCCAGAGGTTATACCGTCTCTTTACAAAAAATGGATCCCTACATTAACATTGACCCAGGTACAATGAGTCCGTACCAACATGGGGAAGTGTATGTTACAGAAGACGGAGCAGAGACCGATCTTGATTTAGGATACTATGAGCGTTTTACAAAATCAAAATTCTCTAGAAAGAATTCTGTATCCACTGGCCAAATTTACCATGCAGTCATTGAAAGAGAAAGAAAGGGTGATTATTTAGGAAGAACCGTACAGGTTGTACCACATATCACCAATGAAATTCGGAATCGCATTTATAACCTGACTCGTGATCAAGAAACAGATTTTGTCATTGTAGAGATCGGTGGGACTGTCGGAGACATTGAGTCAGTTCCTTTCCTAGAAGCCATCCGCCAAATGCGGTACGAACATGGCGGAAACCAAGTTCTGTTTTTACATCTAACACTTGTTCCCACCATTACTGCTGCTGGGGAAGCAAAAACCAAACCAACACAACACTCCGTAAAAGAACTACTGGCACTCGGAATCCAACCGGACATTTTGATTTGTCGAATCAATAAACCTATGTCCAAAGAGATGAAAAATAAAATTTCTCTTTTTTGTAACGTAAAAGAACAAAATGTGATTTCTGCCGTTGATATCGATACTTCTATCTACGAAATTCCTTTAATGTATCGGGAAGATAAATTGGATGAAGTAGTTCTCAATGCATTGGGAATGGATCTTCGGAAACTGAATTTTTCCCAGTGGGAAAATATGGTCAAAAAAATTCGTAATACGAAAAAGACCGTAAAAGTAGCGTTAATTGGAAAATACATTTCTCTTCAAGATGCATATCGGTCTGTTTATGAATCTTTGGCTCATGGCGGGATCGCAAATGATGTGGAAGTCAATGTAATCAAAATCAATCCAGAAGATATTGATGCCAAAAATGTAAAAGAACACCTAAAAGGAGTTCATGGAGTTTTGGTTCCTGGTGGATTTGGAGAACGGGGGATTGAAGGAAAAATTGCAGCCATCCAATATGCAAGAACCAAACAAATTCCATTTTTTGGAATTTGCCTTGGAATGCAGTGTGCGGTGATTGAGTTTGCACGGAATGTTCTTGGATTCAAAGACGCAAATTCTACTGAATTTAAACCTAACGTCAATTATCCTGTGATTTCTATGATCGAAGAACAAAAAGAAATCGAACGTATGGGCGGAACGATGCGGCTCGGAGCTTACCCTTGTGTTGTTAAAAAAGGTAGCCTTGCTTATTCCGAATACAAATCCGAACGAATTTCAGAAAGACATAGGCATAGGTTTGAATTCACACTACGTTATAAAGATGATTTTGAAAAAAAAGGTATGAATCTTTCTGGATTTTCACCTGACGGAAGTTTAGCGGAAATAGTCGAAGTTCCGAACCATCCTTGGTTTGTCGGTGTTCAATTCCACCCGGAATTCCAATCTAAACCCACTGACCCACATCCACTTTTTGCGGGATTTATTAAAGCCGCATCTAAACTAGCTAAAAAAACGGAGGATTAA
- the rfaE2 gene encoding D-glycero-beta-D-manno-heptose 1-phosphate adenylyltransferase encodes MSFYSHLNAKIITAEQIETQRKLLEGKRIVFTNGCFDILHPGHVTYLAQARDLGDLLWIGVNSDASVRRLKGESRPINSCEDRMLVLAGLSSVDFVSPFTEDTPLEILKKVKPSVHSKGGDYQVETLPEYQILKEMGADIQILPFVVGKSTTKILEKAKSPS; translated from the coding sequence ATGAGTTTTTACTCCCATCTAAATGCAAAAATCATTACAGCAGAACAAATCGAAACACAAAGAAAACTTTTGGAAGGAAAACGGATTGTTTTTACCAATGGGTGTTTTGATATCCTACATCCAGGTCACGTGACTTATCTGGCCCAGGCTAGAGATTTAGGAGATTTACTATGGATTGGTGTGAATTCGGATGCAAGTGTTAGGCGATTAAAAGGGGAATCTAGGCCCATCAATAGTTGTGAGGACAGAATGCTTGTGCTTGCGGGCCTTTCCTCGGTTGATTTTGTATCTCCATTTACAGAAGACACTCCACTTGAAATTTTAAAAAAAGTGAAACCATCCGTTCATTCTAAGGGAGGGGACTACCAAGTCGAAACCCTGCCGGAATACCAGATTTTAAAAGAGATGGGAGCGGATATTCAAATTTTACCTTTTGTTGTAGGAAAATCCACAACGAAGATTTTAGAAAAAGCCAAATCTCCTTCCTAA
- the rfaE1 gene encoding D-glycero-beta-D-manno-heptose-7-phosphate kinase produces MLKIKKTSLHKSFEDLGKIKVLVIGDLILDEYLIGSVERISPEAPVPVVWVRNEKQSLGGSGNVVQNLSAIGVSGVVFGRIGKDKAGDSLEGLLLGNSVTPKDLVLLKSETLPTILKTRIIATHQQICRVDREEVVPLTTEEEKSILTQFENKLKECSAVILSDYDKGYLTPSLIQSVIAICNRENKIVTVDPQVSHFFLYKNIHIMTPNHHEAGKALGRKLMTDSEIETACREITTTLTPDAMMITRGEKGMSIYERKTDSFYHIPTVAKEVFDVTGAGDTVITTYTAFVATGMAIADAALISNVSAGIVVGKLGAATVTVTEIEEALLTLGYLEG; encoded by the coding sequence TTGTTGAAAATAAAGAAAACTTCACTTCATAAATCTTTCGAGGATTTAGGCAAAATCAAAGTGCTTGTGATCGGAGATTTGATTTTAGATGAATATCTGATTGGCTCGGTGGAAAGGATTTCTCCCGAAGCGCCCGTTCCTGTGGTTTGGGTTCGGAACGAAAAACAATCCTTAGGTGGATCGGGTAATGTGGTCCAGAATCTTTCTGCCATTGGTGTATCAGGAGTGGTATTTGGAAGGATCGGAAAAGACAAAGCAGGGGATTCTTTAGAAGGCCTTCTTCTAGGGAATTCTGTAACTCCTAAAGATTTGGTTTTATTAAAATCAGAAACCCTTCCTACCATTCTAAAAACAAGAATCATTGCCACTCATCAACAGATCTGTCGAGTGGATAGAGAAGAAGTGGTACCCCTCACAACGGAAGAGGAAAAATCCATACTCACCCAATTTGAAAATAAATTAAAAGAATGTTCGGCAGTGATCCTCTCCGATTACGACAAAGGGTATTTAACCCCTTCACTCATTCAATCAGTGATTGCGATTTGTAACCGAGAGAATAAAATTGTTACAGTCGATCCACAAGTAAGCCATTTTTTCTTATATAAAAATATTCATATTATGACCCCGAACCACCACGAAGCAGGAAAAGCTCTTGGTAGAAAACTGATGACCGATTCAGAAATTGAAACTGCTTGTCGTGAAATAACAACCACACTCACTCCAGATGCTATGATGATCACACGCGGGGAAAAAGGAATGTCCATTTATGAAAGGAAAACTGATTCCTTTTATCACATTCCGACCGTTGCCAAAGAGGTATTTGATGTGACGGGAGCGGGAGATACGGTCATTACTACTTATACTGCTTTTGTTGCTACGGGAATGGCCATTGCCGATGCAGCTCTTATTTCTAATGTCAGTGCAGGTATCGTTGTTGGAAAGTTAGGTGCTGCGACGGTAACAGTGACTGAAATTGAAGAAGCCCTGTTAACTTTAGGATATTTGGAAGGATAA
- a CDS encoding LON peptidase substrate-binding domain-containing protein: MFLPLHIFEPRYRMMLDFCMENGGELGMAPYPKNWVGLGLPPIPEVVGYGHIIQKESLPDGRSNIILEGIGTAEIVSLDSTEPFYIAQIVRREHERNKNVSMDLKEKIEELLVLTKRILLAEGAEEDLILKMNQILVHPYPVDFIASLIYFDFKTKQTILETTHLETKADLLKTVLLGLNLSE; the protein is encoded by the coding sequence ATGTTTCTGCCCCTCCATATCTTTGAACCAAGATATCGGATGATGTTGGATTTTTGTATGGAAAACGGCGGAGAACTCGGAATGGCACCTTATCCTAAAAATTGGGTCGGGCTTGGTTTGCCCCCCATTCCGGAAGTGGTGGGTTATGGGCATATCATTCAAAAAGAGTCCTTACCCGATGGCAGATCCAATATCATTTTAGAAGGTATTGGAACAGCAGAAATTGTGAGTTTGGACTCCACGGAACCTTTTTATATTGCTCAGATCGTTCGCAGAGAACACGAACGAAACAAAAACGTCTCCATGGATTTAAAAGAAAAAATTGAAGAACTACTGGTTCTCACCAAACGAATCTTACTTGCTGAAGGCGCAGAAGAAGACCTAATTCTCAAAATGAACCAAATTTTGGTTCACCCTTATCCCGTTGATTTTATTGCTTCCCTGATTTATTTCGACTTCAAAACCAAACAAACAATTTTAGAAACCACTCATTTAGAAACCAAAGCCGACCTTTTGAAAACAGTCTTACTCGGTCTCAATTTGAGTGAGTAG
- a CDS encoding LIC11631 family protein produces the protein MNRSDGSLVSSSTGVFYPYQHQDFYAMDSLFLSHLKQEEVWDFQSVSQVHLGFLGFLTLRGFLRESLSLPKLQVKGLSKHWKSYLAKVNFLGKGVSWESLDFIPNLVTDTTPPITEFGGKGHWATEFHWEKQDKETTSVFFSATNKQSDGDVAISDLMKDFLHYSQTNHYLERAYIRKENSSYLYLNSKETNPRVFFRETPTDLPEFLFLVAELKAKPSTHSN, from the coding sequence GTGAATCGATCGGACGGATCTTTAGTTTCCTCATCTACAGGCGTTTTTTACCCCTACCAACACCAGGACTTTTATGCGATGGATTCCTTGTTTTTATCGCACCTGAAACAAGAAGAAGTCTGGGACTTCCAATCGGTTTCGCAGGTGCATTTAGGTTTTTTAGGATTTTTGACCTTAAGAGGTTTTTTACGGGAAAGTTTGTCTCTACCAAAACTCCAAGTGAAAGGACTTTCTAAACATTGGAAATCTTACCTTGCCAAGGTAAACTTTTTAGGCAAAGGGGTTTCTTGGGAATCTTTGGATTTTATTCCCAATCTGGTGACAGATACGACACCACCTATCACTGAGTTTGGTGGTAAAGGGCACTGGGCTACTGAATTCCATTGGGAAAAACAAGATAAGGAAACAACTTCTGTATTTTTTTCTGCCACAAATAAACAAAGTGATGGCGATGTAGCAATCAGTGATCTGATGAAAGATTTTTTGCATTATTCTCAGACCAATCATTATTTGGAAAGAGCATACATTCGAAAGGAAAATTCGAGTTATTTGTATTTGAATTCAAAAGAAACCAACCCAAGAGTATTTTTTCGTGAAACACCTACGGATTTACCTGAGTTTTTATTTTTAGTGGCTGAGTTAAAAGCAAAACCTTCTACTCACTCAAATTGA